The following coding sequences lie in one Arachis ipaensis cultivar K30076 chromosome B03, Araip1.1, whole genome shotgun sequence genomic window:
- the LOC107632044 gene encoding probable inositol transporter 2 produces the protein MEGGMVEADASAFRECLSLSHKNPYVLRLAFSAGIGGLLFGYDTGVISGALLYIRDDFKSVDRETWLQEAIVSMALAGAIIGASVGGWINDRFGRKKAILIADALFFIGSVVMAAATNPAILIVGRVFVGLGVGMASMASPLYISEASPTRVRGALVSLNGFFITGGQFLAYCINLAFTSAPGTWRWMLGVAAAPAFIQFLLMLLLPESPRWLFRKGREEAGKSILRKIYPPEEVESEINALKDSVEMEMKDSESSGKVSIITLLKTKTVRRGLYAGMGLQIFQQFVGINTVMYYSPTIVQLAGFASNRTALLLSLVTAGLNAFGSILSIYFIDRTGRKKLVLFSLSGVILALVVLTVVFHESATHSPMVSSVDTSHYNNYTCPDYKLGATPAHWDCTKCLKATPHCGFCVSQLNKLVHGACLVSNDTTKEACQNEGKLWYTEGCPSKTGWVALIGLSLYIIFFSPGMGTVPWVVNSEIYPLRYRGICGGMASTSNWISNLIVAQSFLSLTQAIGTAYTFMLFIFITIAAIIFVIIFVPETKGLPIEQVENMLDNRTLHFKFWQTKRRTSYSGLELPHKNHPIN, from the exons GGGTGATATCGGGGGCGCTTTTATATATAAGAGATGACTTCAAATCAGTGGATAGAGAAACTTGGCTACAG GAAGCCATAGTGAGCATGGCACTTGCAGGAGCAATCATAGGGGCGTCGGTTGGGGGATGGATCAACGATCGATTTGGAAGGAAGAAAGCCATTCTGATTGCAGATGCACTCTTCTTCATAGGATCTGTTGTCATGGCTGCTGCTACCAACCCTGCTATTCTCATTGTCGGCAGAGTCTTCGTTGGCCTTGGTGTTGGCATGGCTTCCATGGCTTCCCCCTTATACATCTCCGAGGCTTCTCCAACCAGAGTTCGCGGCGCCCTTGTTAGTCTCAACGGCTTCTTCATCACCGGAGGCCAGTTCCTCGCCTACTGCATCAACCTGGCCTTCACCTCTGCTCCCGGCACTTGGAGGTGGATGCTGGGAGTTGCCGCAGCTCCCGCTTTCATACAGTTCCTGCTCATGCTTCTCCTCCCAGAGTCCCCCCGCTGGCTCTTCCGCAAGGGACGAGAAGAAGCCGGCAAGTCAATTCTCAGGAAGATTTACCCCCCGGAGGAAGTTGAATCCGAAATCAATGCTCTCAAGGATTCAGTTGAGATGGAGATGAAGGATTCCGAATCGTCCGGCAAGGTCAGCATAATCACACTGCTCAAGACCAAAACTGTGAGAAGAGGTTTGTATGCGGGAATGGGACTTCAAATATTCCAACAATTTGTGGGAATCAACACCGTCATGTACTACAGCCCAACCATAGTTCAGCTCGCTGGTTTCGCATCCAACCGAACCGCGCTTCTTCTTTCCCTCGTAACCGCCGGCCTCAACGCATTTGGTTCAATTCTCAGCATATACTTCATAGATCGCACTGGCAGGAAGAAGCTTGTCTTGTTCAGCTTGTCCGGCGTTATACTGGCCCTCGTTGTTCTAACTGTTGTGTTCCATGAGAGCGCCACTCACTCTCCCATGGTTAGTTCAGTTGACACTTCCCACTACAACAACTACACTTGCCCTGATTACAAACTTGGCGCCACCCCTGCTCACTGGGATTGCACCAAGTGCCTCAAGGCCACTCCTCATTGTGGCTTTTGTGTTTCACAACTTAACAAG CTTGTGCATGGGGCGTGTTTGGTATCCAATGACACCACAAAGGAGGCGTGCCAGAATGAAGGAAAGCTGTGGTACACGGAGGGTTGTCCTAGCAAAACAGGGTGGGTTGCACTCATTGGATTGTCACTCTACATAATATTCTTCTCTCCTGGGATGGGAACTGTGCCATGGGTTGTCAACTCTGAGATATACCCTCTCAGGTACAGAGGAATCTGTGGAGGGATGGCATCTACCTCAAACTGGATCTCCAATCTTATTGTAGCACAGTCCTTCCTGTCTTTGACACAAGCCATTGGGACTGCATATACATTCATGTTATTCATATTCATCACAATTGCAGCCATCATCTTTGTCATCATCTTTGTGCCCGAGACCAAAGGCCTTCCAATTGAACAAGTGGAGAACATGCTCGACAATAGAACTCTGCATTTCAAATTTTGGCAGACCAAGAGAAGAACATCTTACTCTGGACTGGAACTCCCTCACAAGAATCACCCAATTAATTAA